The nucleotide sequence TTTCCAACCCCCATCGCCCATGTCTCATGCCAGGGCTCACCAGGGGTCCTCGAGGGTCTCCTATCCCTTCCACCGGAGGGGGACCCTGCCTGTGGAACTACTGAAAGGCAGCCCCCCAAGCCTCCCCCAGTACACTCAGTGGGTTTTCCCCTCTGTGAGACCTTGGAGTCTGCTGGACAGGGGGAAGCAGGCCCTGCTCCCTGAGGTCTGGGCCCAGGGCCACCTGCTGGTTCTGGTGCTCGGGTGCCTGGCCCAGGGACCCCCTCAGACAGTGCTCCTGCTGTTCACTGCGGAGCTGAGTCCCACTCGGGGGAGAGGGCCCACTATGACCACAGGGGCAGCGACTGGCGGCCACAGCTCAGAGCAGGGCCTGCAGGTGGAGAGTGGACGCTGGGCTCCCGGGGAGCTGGGCAGCAGGTACCTCTCTCGTAGGCCTCTGCCTGGCACAGCCTTGGTGCCACTCCAGACCTCTGCTCCTCCCAGGTCTGCACCTGTCCTGCCGGGCTGCAGCCCCCGGCACCTCAGGAGGCCCCCCATGGGTTGCCCCATGCTCCCTGTTCCCAGGCTCTTGGCTCAGTCTCTGCTGGACACTGTCAAAGGTGGCTGTGTGAGAGGACAGGTCTGGCCCTCCCGAAAGGCTGTTTCTCCTTTGTGCCTTGTGAGCCCAGGACAGGTCAGGAGCGTGCCTAGCCCAGGGGGCAGGGTAGCGGGTGTGGGAAGGGTTCAACGAGACCAAATCCCGAAAGGTTGTCCTGGCTCTGGAACCGTGGCGTTCAGGCTCTGCGGGGCCTGGGACTGACCAGCTGCGGCCCCCTGGGCCCTCCCACTCATCCCAGAGGTGGAGAAAGGTGGGGGTCCCAGCTCTAGCTCCTCCTTGGCACCAGGTATTTATTTTGGTGGGTGTCTGTGGCTGAGCCTCCTCCTCTGGGGGAGGGGGACCCGAACAAGGCTGTGACAGGCGGCAAGGACCAGGTCTGGCTCCAAAGCGAGAGCATCTCCACCTTCAGAGAAGGGGCTGACCTGGGCTAGCAGAGGGTGGTgcgggagcagggaggggggagcAAAGAGCAGAGTAGATCGAGACACTGAGAACACCCACCCTTGGCCTGGCCACTGTCCCTCTGTGGCCCAGTTCTCAGGGCATGGGTCTGAGCGCCTTTGTCTGGGCCCGGAGTCCCTCAGGCCTCGGGTGGGCTCTGGACACCCCCAGGGTCACTGCAGGCCAAGTGCCCCTCCTTAGGAGCTCAGTCTGGGCCTGCCAGGACTGGGGTGTCTCATGGTCCCGCTGTCCTGGGCCACCTCCCCACACTGATGGGTCTCTCTGTCCTGGGCTCCCTCCACCTGACACTCCTGGGACCACCTCCCACGCTGCTGATGCCCTTGATTTAGGCCACTTCTTCCCCACACCCCTGGGGCCCCTGCCTTCTCCGCGTCCATAGGTCCCCTGCCCAGCCACACCCTTGGCCTTCCTCAAAAGCAGCTTTCTTAACGGTGAGTTTCCTACTGTCAACAACTTCTGCAATCTAGAGaggctgagaatttcccaaatcaTCAAGTTACTGCAATAAATTACCATAGCctgttggcttaaaacaacacatgcCAAAGGCCAAAAGTTCGAAATCAGAAATTCACTGTGCCGCAGTCACACCGAGGGCAGCTGCGGTCCCAGGTCTCTGTCCGCTCCAGGGGCTTGTggccccatctctgcctctgccctgaGTGACTCTATAATTAAGTCCCGTTTTTGTTCCTACTGttcatttgttgtttatttgtgttttgtgACAGAATGCTGTCGGTAATGAAATGGGACATTTCCCGGCAAATTCTAACTTACAAAATagattcaagaagaaaaagaaagtccgAGTCATCCTATAACTATTACAGAAATTGAGTCAGTTGTTAACAAATCTCCCCATGAAGACAATACCAAACAATGCAAAAAACTGCTCATATTCAAAGTgcacaatttgataagttttttaaaactaaacttttattttaagaatagttttagatttacagaaaaattgtgaagacaGTATAAAAGTCCCCATACGTGCTGTGCGCTGTTTCCCCGTTAACATTTTACATGAGTGTGGTACATTTGACACAGTTAACAAGCCAGGACTGGCACATGATTGCTAACCAAATCTGTACTTTCTCCAGATCGCCTGCTTTCCCTAAGGCCCTGTTTCTCTTCCAGGATCCCACCGGGAGACCAccttacatttagttgtcatctccttaggctcctctgggctgtgacagtttctcagactttccttggttttgatgaccttgacaatgTGGGATTTTTCTCGACAGTCTCATGTTTTACTCACGATGAGACTGGAGTTCTGGCTTTTAGGGAGGAAGACCGCAGAGgcaaagtgccattttcatcacaccgTCTCAAGGCTACACGCCGTCActgtcaacatgacttatcactgttgatggTGACCTGATCAAGTGTTCGTCACCATAAAGTTGTTCCCTTATTCGCCGCCCTTCCACACTGTGCTCTCTAGAAGAAAGTCACTCCACACAGCCACCCCCAAGGAGTGGGGAGTCTGCCCATCTCCCGTGGGCGCAGAATCTAAGGAAATCATTAGGGTTCTCCTGCGGGAGGtttgtctcttctccctcacttatttatttatccaatccTTTATTCACATTAGCGTGGACTTGTTAAATAAAACCGACAGTTTAAACTGTTTAGACTGCACCCCTGCCCGACAGACCAGATCacatggagtcactcatgctgaaGTTCCCATCACCAAGAGGAAACTAAACTGTTTACTCGACCTTCCCAGAATTGGGAGAGTGAGAAATGGAAGCCAAATGGAAGCCTTTCTGCCGTAAcctttacaaggaaagtaactgAGAAGCCAtcaatctgctttttgttctctgAGCCTGCCTCCTCAGCCCTACCTGTCTATAAAACCAACTCTCCTGCTCAGCTCATCAGAATGTTCTATGGAACGAGGTGTTGCCCGATTCTAGAATCTCAAATGAAAGTCAGCGAAGGTCTTGCAACTaaattggttttaattttgtcttttggcaGACTCACAgatatttactttatactttgGGTCGTAGCCCAAGACTACTTAATCTTGTCGCTCAAATTGTTTTGACTTCAGCCATTGGGAGCTCCTGAGTCCTTTGACATCCCCCCTTCACTGCGGTTTTTGAGCAATTTGGTAGGTTTTGACATAAATGCATGCCCGCAAAACCGCCACCATAATCAACATGGTGAGCATATTCCTCTAGCCTGAGGATTCCTCCTGCCCGCTGCAATCTTGCCCTCCAGCTCCTcttccctgctctccccaccccaggcaacCACCGACCCACTTCTGCCACTGTAGGCTAGTTTGTGTTATCTATGCAAATGGAACCGAATGGCAGGTACTCTTCCTCGCCTGGCCTCTTTCACTCAACATAGTAAGTTTGCGTTCTGGACCAGCTGAGGGGCGTCAGGGCACCTCCCTGGGTGGTACGGAGGGTAGTTGGCTGGGTCAGCAGGAGTGGCAGAGCGGCACGGGGACTGGCAGAGGGGGCAGAGGCTTGCAGGAGGCTGCTGAAGCAGGAGCAGAAGACAAGAACGTGGGAAAGAAGGCAGGTTGGGTGGCTGTGcctggactgaggtgggggtgccCGGGGAACATGCCAGCTGTGCCAGGGGCAGTGGAAACCCAGGCCAGGCCTGGCATCAGGATAGGGCTGACCTGAAGCCACAGACTGGTGCCTTCAGGACACATGTGTGACAGAaaccagaggaaggaagaggtggCCAAGGGTGTGTGTACCAGGCCCAGAGCTGAACCctgagaaacttttttttttttttttttttgagacaaggtcttgttctgtcatccaggctagagtgtggtggcgtcatcatagctcactgcagcctccaactcctgggctcaagcaatcctcctgcctcagcctcccgagtagctgggctacagccaccatggctggctaattttttctatttttggtagtgacgaggtcttgctattgcttaggctggtctcaaactcctgacctcaagtggttCTCCTGCTggggccttccagagtgctgggactacaggcgtgagccaccactcccagccaggaagctaaatctattttttttttcatattttaaatttattttgcatgGGTAGGGGGTCTTCTGGTGGGGaccagaaaacctgctagacaaattctaaaagagctgtaataCTCAGGAACCTAATTCTTAAGAGGCAGGCTGCAGAAGAGGGGGGGAAGGAGACAGGGAAGTATGTCCAGAGAGGCTGAAGGAAAACCAGGGGCAGTGAGGTCACAGAGCCACGGAGGGCCATGTGTCCATGAGACTGGCCACCAGGTCGGACAACAAGAGCAGGTCACAGAAGTTATGGCCCAGAATGGGGCTTGTGGGCTGGGAGGATCCGGGTTCTGCCTGGACAGAGGCTCGATTCTCTCCTGCGTGAGAACTCTGGGTCCGGCCTAGCTGTACCAGCTGTCAGCAACAGAGAAGAGCACAGTGGTCAGGGGCCATacctgctgctgtaacaaaataccacagactgggcaatttacaaataacagaaatctattgctcatagttctggaagccgGGAAGTTCAAGATGAAGGTGTCCACAGGTTCGTTGCCTGGGgagggcctgttcctcatagaCGGCGCCTTCTAGGTGCCCTCACGTGGtagaagagagggaagagcaaAAATGGCCTAGCTAGTTCCCTTGGGCTCTTTTATAATAGTACTAACCCCATTcgtgagggcagaaccctcaggACTTGATCACCTCCTAAAgggcccacctcttaatactgccACACTGAGTcttaggttccaacatatgaattttggggagacacgtacattcaaaccatagcagctgCCAGCCTGGGGTGGCGCATTCTGTCCCTTCTCCAGGCCatggtgggggaggctgtgcccacTTGCTCAGCCCTGGgatgagggcagagggaggaaggggacagaggggaggggtgGCACAGTGACAGGGCTGAGGTAGAGGATGGGGTTGGGACCAATCAGAGAAGGGCTGAAGCTGAGGGACGGGCAAGAAAACGGGCCTcacagcccaggctgggctccaTGCCACCTGAACTCCATTGGCCCCTGAGATTTGCTCAGTCTTTGTCCTAGAGCTCCATCCAGCTCAGCCACAGCTGGTTGCTCAGCCCTGAGGGGCCCTGGCCattcagcagggctgtgctcagTGCTGCCCACAGACTGGAGGTCTCTGGCTAGAGGGAATTGAGGAAGAGGCAGTGCAGGGACCAAGGGCAGTGAGGCAGAACGAACGCTGGATGGTAAGCGAAGAGTCGTCTTGGccaggacaaagagaaagaactttGCCAAGTATTTTGGCAGAGGGGCTGGTCATTGGGCATCCTTCCTAGATTTGGCAAAGGATGAATCACCCTATGCTAGGATGGAGCAGCATCCAGGTGGGCCCTCCCAGGCTTTAGTGTCACCAGCTTCCAGCCTCTTCCcaatcattttctcatttaatcctgacacaTCCCAATGCAGGAAACACTAatcattattgctattttatagatggggaaactgaggctagagaaGGTGAGAAGGGAGCTGAGGGTTCTCTCTCCACACTCCAGCCCTGCACTCTTAAGCACGCAAGAGGCTGCTCTGAAAGCAGGTCACATCTGCAAAACGGGGCTGGCTTCCCACAACTCTCCACTCGCAGGTTTCCAGGGACCCGCTCGCAGGTGCTCGCCCTGCATACGAGACAGCACCTGCGACTCGGGATCCAGGAGGGGCGGCTCGGGGGGGACTCTTCAGTCCCTTCCAAGCCCCCAAGCAGGTACAACTCCCCTTCCCAGGAGGGCAACCCTGGAAAAGCAAAGGTCGCTTCAGCAGCCCCCTTGGGGCACCTGCTTCCCTGAAGCCGTCGTCCTCGCCTACCGCTCCCGCCTCCACCAACATGTTCAGGTCCTTTTTGAGGCCTGACATAACGGGCTCCGGGGCCGCAAGGGCCGCGCGGGAGGTGCAGGCGGTGGACGGAACTTGGAGCCACCGCGGGGGAAGGTGGCGGCTGGGCACAGCAGGGCAGTAGGAGCCCAGGCCTGAGCTCCGCCCCCGCCCTCCGATCTCCGCCCCCGCCCTGAGCTCCGCCCCCCATCATGAGCCCCGCCCACCCCGAGCCCTGGCCCTCTCCGGCGCTGGGCGGGGCCGTCCCAGGGCTGCCCGCGGAGAAGCCCGGGCGGTGGAGGCCCGGGCGCTTAGCCAGGGCGAGCGTGCCCGGCAGAGTGGCAGGTTAGCCTGGCACCCTACTCTGCCCATCCTGTCCCTGGGGACCCCTGGGTCACCTAGCCGATAGCTCCGCGTGAGCGAAATCTGAGACACGTGGTTTCCAAGGCCCCCTCTGGGTTCGGGAAAATTTTATGGTTCGAGTCACAGCAGGAAGGGTACAGCGGAGCGGGAGGGCAGAAAGAGCCGGAGTCGCCGCCGCAGCCCCGGGGGGCCCGGCCGGGCCGTGTTAGCGGCCTTCAGTGACCGGAAGCCAGGGCCCTTGCCCGGACGCTCCGAAAGGCTTAATTTCTTTCGAATGGGTGCATGAAGCAGGAGTGGCTGAGCGCTTCTCACGGACAGCCACATCGCTCAGAGGGCGGCCGGGCCGCGGGCACTCCCCGCTAGGCCGGATCACCGCCGAGCCCCGTGCACAGACACCTTCAGAGGCGGAGGCGTGAGCGACCCCCAAGCGTCCCTGTGTTGCTTCTGTTGCCCTGACGGGTGTTTAGCACCTGGGCGCCGGGCACGGGCGCCCAGTCCCAAGAAGCTGCAGCTGCCCCTCGGCGTCGCCGTTACCGGGGCAACCGCCAAGCTTCGGGGACCTGGCCCTTTAAGGGACGCCCGAGCCTCGGTCGTCTGCGTTTTGCGCGCCCGCCCGCGGTGCCGGCGGAGCGAACATGGCCCTGGCGGCGCGGGCGCTGTGGTCCGGCCGGTGCGTCCTGGCCTGGAGGCTGGGCGGCCGCCCCCGGCCACTGCTCCTTGCGCAGAGCCGGGCTGGCTTCGCGGGGGCGGCGGGTGGCcggggccccgccgccgccgTCCGCAGGGGGAGCCCGCGGCTGCTGGGGACGGTGGCGCTGGCCCTCGGGGGCGCCCTGGGACTGTACCACACGGCGCGGTGGCACCTGCGCGCCCAGGACCTCCGCGCAGAGCACTCAGCCGCGCAGGTAAGGCCTGGCAGGGCCATGGCTGGGGGCGCCGGGTCAGCGCCAGGCTTGGGACTCCCGGGACCCCGTGGGGTCAGGGGTCGCCTCCTCTGCTCGatagtgaccttgggcaagtgacttggTCTTAAGTCTCCCGACCCTCAGCGTTCTTTACTGTAAAATGGGGGCGCTGTTGATACCTGCTACCTAGAATCgttctatttttcataaaatcGTTTTTCTGTCGTTTTAAGGAGGCTTTTTTGGTTAAGAGGTTTGGAgatcacagaaaagagaaagcctTTTTCACAGGTTATGACTTCCCaaacattttatctttctccccactgccccccaatTCTAAAGACGTATATTTAAttagcagcagcggcagcagtaGTACTTTTAGGGAATGATGAGCCTTAGACTCAGGCCCTAAaacagggagaggcagggaggtgtCCCTTCACCCCCCAGGTGGTGGCTCACTTGCCCTTGAGGCACTTTATACCCTGCACTCTTGCAGCCCTTCTCTGCTCGGCCCCCCCCCGCCACAGATGCCCCTTTCCTGGACCCAGCGGAACCGGGGTGGTGAGAGGGGAGTGGAGTAACCTGTGTCCCCCGGCCCCTGCCTAACTCCGTGGCCCCACCCGTTGCCCCCCGGAACATTGAGGGAAGTGATCACACTGTGGCTTTCAAACTTGAACAAGCAGCAGGATCCCATGGGACTTTCCTGTGCCCAGATACATCCCTCCCTTTGGAGATGTGAGCTGGACCCCACCCTGGCAAACACTGGCCTGGGTGGAAGCCCAGCTGTGCCCCTCACCCAGAGCCCCCTGGGGTTGAAGGAGTGGAGGGAGCCCACCAAGCTGGAACAGTTGTTCTGCATGTGGGGTCATGCACACCCTGGGCTATTTGGTGTTCCCTTGGGACTGAAGGGAGCAGAGGTGTCTGTCTAGTGTTAGAAACTGGATGATTCCTCCTGCACAGACCTTCAGCAAATGCTGGGCCTCCTGCCTGAGGAGCATGGTAGCTGGGGGCTTGCCCCCAGGCTGCCCACTCCATGAGCCCTTCCCTACCTCCGATTCCTCCCGATTTTCTCAGGGTCCTCTCAGAAGGCTCCCTGAGAAGCACGTTTGCTTGGGGGCAGCGACTGGGCCCGGGGCACCACGCTTCAAAAGTCGCCTCCCTTTGCTGCCCGCAGCTCTCCCTGTCCAGCCGCCTGCAGCTGACCCTGTACCAGTACAAGACGTGTCCCTTCTGCAGCAAAGTCCGTGCCTTCCTGGACTTCCACTCCCTGCCCTATCAGGTGGTGGAGGTGAACCCCGTGCGCAGGGCTGAGATCAAGTTCTCCTCCTACAGGAAGGTGCCCATCCTGATGGCACAGGAAGGAGAAAGCTTGGTGAGCCTCTGGGGAGCCAACCTCCCTCCTGTCCTGAGTTGTCCCAGAGCGTCCCCAAGCCTGGCCCTGCTCTGCAGCCCTGGAAGGAGCTTGGGACCCCTAGGCCTctgctgagggctgtgagggggAAGTGGCCAGTGTACGGCAGGTGCCCGACAGATGCAGGCCCCTCCCTCCCGGCAACATCAGCACTGCGGAGCTCAACAACTTGGGTTCTGAAGGCAGGGTGGTCTGGGGTCAAGGGATGACTCACCCATGctagctagctgtgtgacttggggcaagtcacttagcctctctgggctttCTTCATTAGTCCACAGGGGACCGTGCTCTGGGTTGCAGGGACAGCAGATgtgaagtgcctggcacagtgcttgaTACCCAGTGTGTAGCACCCGGAGCCCCCCTGCCCCTTAGTGCATGGGAGGTCAAGTGGACAAGTGGGCTGGGGCCTGGACCCCGGGCCTCCGCGCACCTTCCTGCCCGTTAGCCATGCTTGGGTCTCCTTCACTCAGGCGTTGGTTTGGGGGCGGCCCTCAGAGACGGATAAGCAATGCCCAGACTCCAGTGCCCAGCTGCCGAACGCCTGGGGCGTTCCCGCCAGCGCCCGTTAGAGCCTCCGACCTAAACCACCCTCTGTTCTTCCAGCAACAACTGAATGACTCCTCCGTCATCATCAGCGCTCTCAAGACCTACCTGGTATCTGGGTAAGGAGCCCCTCCAAGACCGAGGCAGACATTGTGTCCCCTCTCTCTCCAGGGAGGTCCCACCTTGGTCCTGCCTGGGAGCAGCGTGGGGCTGCTGCTTAGTGTCCAGAATGGGCCACGGGCATCCTGCTCTGAGACCCCCTGCTTCCTTGCCTCCCCGCATCTCCCTCCATCAGGGAAGTGCTGCTGGTGTCTACCCCAAATCCCTCTTGCTGCAAGAGGGTAGAGAGCCTGGGTGGGTCAGGCTGGGTTGGGTGGCCAAGGTGGAtaggaggtggagggaggtgggtgaGACTCTGGCTGTCTTCTGAAGGCAGCCCCTGGAAGAGATCATCACCTACTACCCACCCATGAAGGCCATGAATGACCAGGGTAAGGAGGTGACCGAGTTCTGCAACAAGTACTGGCTCATGCTAGACGAGAAGGAGGCCCAGCAAATGTACAGTGGAAAGGAGGCGAGGACGTGAGTGGGGCTGGGGTCAGCGGGgtaggggccagggctggggtctgcTTCAGAGGGGGACGAGATGCCATGGGGGGGCGGCACAAGAGACCAAGGCACGGCTGGATTGAGCGTCAGGAAAGACCTTCCTGCCCAGGCTTCAGCTTCCCACCTGCGTGCATGGGGGTACGTTCTCGGGAACGCACCCTGCTCCCAGCACCCCCcgcccactgtccctgtcctcccCGTGTGCGCAGGGAGGAGATGAAGTGGCGGCAGTGGGCAGACGACTGGCTGGTGCACCTGATCTCCCCCAACGTGTACCGCACGCCCGCTGAGGCCCTGGCCTCCTTTGACTACATCGTCCGCGAGGGCAAGTTCGGGGCCGTGGAAGGCGCCGTGGCTAAGTACATGGGCGCGGCTGCCATGTACCTCATCAGCAAGCGACTGAAGAGCAGGTGACGGTGCGCTCGCATGAGTGAGTGTGTGCTTGTGCCTGTGGGTGGCCGCGGCCTGCCGGCTCGAGCCCCCAAACGATGAGCTGTGCCGATCCCATCAGATCCCCCAGGAGCTCagtgggagactgaggcccagagaaggctaGAAAATCCTCACGGCGCATGGCCAGGCCAGGACTCGCACCCAGAGCTCCTGACCGTCCCCGACCCCGGGCAGCAGGGCTGCGGCCCGCTGTGCCTCTCTCTCCCTGGTCGGGTCCCCCGCCCCTCCTGAGCAGTCTCCCCATCGGGGGCAGAGGCTCCCTGAGGCCCCTGCAGCTGCGATCCCTCACCGGGGGCCGCCCTGGCGCCAGGCCTTCCCGCTCTTCCTGGAGGGGGCCCCCGCTTCTCCctggctgggggaaggggctCCCCTGACGGgctttccccacccctgcccagacACCACCTCCGGGAGGACGTGCGCGAAGACCTCTATGAGGCCGCCAACAAGTGGGTGGCAGCCGTGGGCAAGGACCGGCCCTTCATGGGGGGCCAGAAGCCGAACCTCGCGGATCTGGTGAGTGTGCCGAGGTGGGGACGGTTTGGGGGGGGAATCCCGGGCGATGCCCACGTCTCACCAGAGGACTTGCCTATCTGATGTCGGGGTAGAAACCCCCTCGGAGTGGCTTAGGGGAAAAACCAGCTCCAGAGTTGTCTTGGTTCCCATAAGTGACAAGTTCAGGGAAAGCGTCGGCACAGGCCGGGCTGGATCCAGAGGCCTCGGCGGCGTGACCAGGGCCCCTGTTCTTGCACTTGGCTTCAGCCTCAGGCCGGCCTtgcctggcccagggctccaGGCTTCCCCTGCAAACGTCCCAGGACGCATCTCCCTGGTCTGGCGTCACTTCCCATCCCTGAAGCCGTGGCCTGGGCGGCCTGGGTCTTGGAACTGGCTGGTGGGGTCTCTTCTCCCCAGTGTCAGGGCATTGTCCCCAAGGAAAGGCCTGCAAAACCTGCAGCCACCCACACGCCTCCTCAAAGCCCCACATGCAAAGTTGGCCCTTCAGTGGGTCACAGGCCCTAAGAGAGGAGGACGCAGGCCTCTGGGCACACAGCTGGCAGAAGACAAGCCAGTGGCCTCAGTGACACATTCCCATCACCACGCCAGGCGGTGTACGGCGTCCTGCGGGTGATGGAGGGCCTGGAGGCCTTCGACGACCTGATGCGGCACACACGCATCCAGCCCTGGTACCTGCGGGTGGAGAAGGCCATCGCGGAGGCCCCCCCAGTGCACTGAGTGTCCCCGCCCACAGGAGGGAGAAGGCGGCAGGAGAGGCCCACTGCGGGGACCAGGGCCAGCACTGGcgatgctgtgtgtgtgtgtcgggggtcACCCTGCCTCttgcccaccccaccaccccgCCCTCACGTCTAACACTGAGTGCCCGCTGGGCCCTGgagtgctggggacagggcctggcTGTTTCCATTCACGAGGGTCAGGAGGGaccacctcccctcccagccctgctcagctCCCAAAGCCACCCCCTCCTTGTCCAGGGCCTCTGTGCCCTCCAGCCCTTGCCCTGCTGCTGTGAGTCGCTGTTCCATGGCTACACCCTGTGGGAGGGGGGCAGACTACACTCCTCCCCTTGGCAGGGCAGCAGGACGGTTTGTTTTGGGGAGACCTGGCTCTCCCTGCTTCCGGCTCTTCCCAGGTGCctcctggggggggggtgggTCACGTTTGCAATAAAGAAACGGTTTGCTGCTCTCGTGGTAGGTGCTGTTATGTGTGGCCAAGTGCTGTGTGGGGACGTCAGCCCAGGAGACTCCAGGGTACCTCGGTGGGGCACAGACGGCCCGGGGCAGGTCCAGGTCTCCCCCTCACCCTCCGTGGGACTCTGGGCAGTGACACCCCTCTccgagccttggtttcctcatctgtccgGTGGGCGTGCCATAGTCTCACCTCTTGGGAAAGTTGTGAGTGTCCGATGACAAGACACAGGTCGGGTGCACAGATGATGCCCGGGAGCCGGGGCCGTCCCGACCCTGCTCTGCGGACCAGAGCACCAAGCTGCAGAGAGCGCGGCGCCCTTGCTCCCCCGCTTTCACTGAGCCGCGTGGTGGCCTGCCCAGGGGCCCTCCAGGGCCAGGCAGGTGACCAGTGAGCTAAATGCCACCCATTGGGCCCTTGCAATTGGGTCTGACTGGGCAGCCCCCCTCTCAGGTAACCCCCATCTCGagaaggttttaaaattttattttcttatagttttataaacaaaaataactcaCGTTTCCTATCATAACTAACATTCAAGTAAGGTAGAAGTGTGTGCCGAGCACCCTGGGGGGACAGACAGTGGGACATCTGGAAGCAGATGGCTGTGGGGTctgtggcctcagtttctcctgcaGGGCCCGTCTGCCACCTGCTTTGTTCTCAGTCCCATCCTGGGCATGTCACCTTGTCAGCACCTGTTGCACCAGCTTGTTCTGACGGCTGCAGAGGGTAGCGCTGCCCGGACCCACCGTAGCCCACTAGCCCACGCCCGTGTGCCATCTGGGAGCGCTGAGCTGCAGGAGGCGGAGAGCCAGGTCTGAGGCTGTGGAAGCCACCTCTGAGGGGCCAACGGGTGTCCACAATGCCGGTCCCGCTTCACTGGTCAGGCCTTAAGTCCAGGGGCCTTTGCTCCAGGGACCTGGGGTGGCCTGTGGACCCCAGAACCTCAGTAGGACAGGAACTAGGCCAGGAATGCCATGGGGTGCCAAGGGAGGGCCCTCCCTCAATgcttccatccttccatccctgTACCCCTCCGTCCCCATACCCCACCGTCCCCGTTCCCCTCCGTCCCCATTCCCCTCCATCCCTGTGCCCCTCCGTCCCCGTACCCCACTGTCCCCATACCCCACCGTCCCCGTTCCCCTCCGTCCCCATACCCCACCGTCCCTGTACCCCTCTGTCCCTGTACCCCACCATCCCACCACCCTCCATCCTGGCTCCCCACCTCTCACTTTTACTGCCTCCTCAGACCCTGCCCAGGGTTACTTGCCACCTTCCCAGCTGCACAAGGAGGCTGtcacctctctctgtctcagtcCCAGATTCCCCAAATGCAGCATATAAGGTGCCCAGCTTGTGACACGGTGTCCACCTTCCATCCACAACACGGTGGCCGGGGAGGGTCCCCCCTGCAGCCCGCCCTGtgctccctgcccttcctgctcCGACCCGCGGCCTCCCCGGAGGCTCAGGTCTCACGTGGGAGCCCCGGGTGCGGGCCAGGCCCCAGCACCAGACATCCCCCCTTTCCCCGTCTTCACAGACTCGCCTTTCGCAGAAGGACATAAGGTTGCCAGTGACAGGGGCCTGTCATGACAGGGGCCCCTTCCCGGGGCTGCCGCGCGGGTAGGGAGGAGTCTGCACCCTCCTCCACCTTGATGAAAAGTCCGAGGGCTGTGCCAGCCAGACCTCTTCCCTGTAACTGGGTTTGGAGAAT is from Lemur catta isolate mLemCat1 chromosome 10, mLemCat1.pri, whole genome shotgun sequence and encodes:
- the PTGES2 gene encoding prostaglandin E synthase 2, whose protein sequence is MALAARALWSGRCVLAWRLGGRPRPLLLAQSRAGFAGAAGGRGPAAAVRRGSPRLLGTVALALGGALGLYHTARWHLRAQDLRAEHSAAQLSLSSRLQLTLYQYKTCPFCSKVRAFLDFHSLPYQVVEVNPVRRAEIKFSSYRKVPILMAQEGESLQQLNDSSVIISALKTYLVSGQPLEEIITYYPPMKAMNDQGKEVTEFCNKYWLMLDEKEAQQMYSGKEARTEEMKWRQWADDWLVHLISPNVYRTPAEALASFDYIVREGKFGAVEGAVAKYMGAAAMYLISKRLKSRHHLREDVREDLYEAANKWVAAVGKDRPFMGGQKPNLADLAVYGVLRVMEGLEAFDDLMRHTRIQPWYLRVEKAIAEAPPVH